Part of the Anopheles gambiae chromosome 3, idAnoGambNW_F1_1, whole genome shotgun sequence genome is shown below.
acaaaaaaaaacataaagaaggagagaaaatACCGCCCGGTGCATCATTTTAACAAATTTGcttctttaaaaaatatacatatatccgtaattatcaaaacaaaagaaacaaacaaacaaaccaaatccagtaaaaccaaaacaacagcagAAACCGAAACTAAGGAATAGCACAAGTAAAATCAACGATACACAAGCGATACAAGGTGAAAAAAGGCGAATAAAGAAAATGGGAAAGtaatgaaaaagaaatgaaagaagTGTACTACTGCTCAATAACACCTGGTAACCTACTAGTCAAACATGGTAAAAAATGGTTGTTTCAGTTCAGCTGGTACACGTTCAAAAATCGGTTTAAATGTCGTCGGTTTTCCGAAGCCAAATTACAGATGGAAATGCTTTTCCAGCGCTTGCCAGCATTCGTAGTAGCGGGCGTCCAGCTTTTGGCAGGTTTCCTCGCCCCAGCGCGTTACCGCCATGCTCAGCGACGATTCGAACATGAACGCTTGCGTCCCATCGGCAACGCGTTCCGGCTTCAGGTCCGCATTGGACGCACCCTCGAAGCACCGATGGTCGGGCCCGTGCGGTGTCATCATCGAGTGTAGCGAGGCACCACCGGGCATGAAGCCACCCTCCTTCGCCTCGTACCGGCCGAAAATCAGGCCCATAAATTCGCTCATGCAGTTAcctttaagaagaaaaatggtTCAGTGATATTAAAGGCTTTGAAGAAAACAGCATAGCGAATAAAAGATACTTACGATGATAGTACGGCGGACGGAAGGTATGCTCCTGGACGGACCATCTCGGTGGAAAGATGACGAAATCGGCGATCGCCGTGCCGGGCCGGTTGCTGGGGCAGGTCAGCACGGTGAAGATGCTCGGATCGCAATGATCGAAGCTGACCGAGTTGATCACCATAAAGCGGGCGAGATCGTACTTGTACGGCACATAGTTACCGTGCCAGGCGACCACATCGAACGGTGAATGGCCCTGGGTGGCGACAAACAGTGCGCCCTGGAACTTGGACACGATGCGATACCCCTCGACCGAGCGATCCTCGAAATGGGCCGTGGGCGTTAGGAAGTCACGCGGATTGGCCAACCCATTGGCACCGATCGGGCCCAGATCGGGCAGCCGGAAGTGACCATCGTACACCTCGAGAATGTAGCCACGGGACGGTCCTTCCAGCGCTACGCTGAACCGGATGCCTTGCGGAATGACGCAGATCTCGTTTGGCTTTACGTACAGTCGGCCAAACTCGGTCGTTATGTCCAGTGGACCCTGTTGGGGAACTGAACAAAGACAAAATGAGAGGTTAGTTATtccttattttatttttcgaatTGCGATCGATGTGGTCACCAGTAAAGCTTTAAACTGTCTTTGATTATTCCCGTGAGTAAAGCTTTCTCAAAGATCATTATCTCTTGGAGTCTCGAGACTCCGGCACTCCAGCAATGGACTTATGAGTTTTACGACGAGCTAGTCTTACTCGTGTCTGCTTCTAGTCTGATTGTAGTCGTAGGTATAGCAAAAGATTAATGCTACACGCTTGATTGTTGCAGCTAATCTGCATCCGCTATGTTAATAACTCGTAATATAAGAAACAACGAGCCAAAGACTGTTCCATTTCAGATAGCCTTCGGTACCTATACTGAAAGGATGCTAGGCCTTCGCCATACCATACGgcgatttgttaaaaaaaactgcagaTGGAATGGTTCATTGGCAAATATGGTAACGGAATCGGAGTAAGTACCGCTTCAGTTCTTGGACCGGGACAGATTCTTGATTCGTTCAATGgctgagatttttttttgtttatcgcAACCAGAAAagggttttggtttggtttttggacCGAAATCCAGTTTTTTTGAGTTATTTTTAAGCCGCTACCTACCAGTTCCAGGAATGGTTTGAGTACGGTATTAGTCCCAAGTATAATTTGGATTCAAGGTAGGATTCTGAACTCATTTCCAGGAACAGCATGTACTTAGTATCAGTTCCTTGCCTGGTATGAGATTTAGAATTTGTTCTAGGAATGCTATTGTTTCAAGATCAGTACCAGAATCGTTATGCGTTCCTAATCAGTTTCAGGATCTGTGTGGATTTTTGATCAAATCCAAGACCGCTATGGGATTGAGTTCAATTTAAGGACCGATATGGTTTCAAGATCAGTTCTAAATTCGGCAAAGGGTCAGGATAATTTCTAAAATCTGTATAAGTTTAGGAACAGTTTGATGACAGGTATGGGTTTCAAATCAGCTTCTCTTGATTTGCCTCTTGGAAGAAGTGTTCTAAAACCTTTGCTTACTGTCTTTGGAAAAAAACTTTTTGGTTACtattatcttcttcttcttcttttgacacaacaaccgaagtcggtcaaggcctgcctgtaccactagtgggcttggctttcagtgacttactgatTTATCCATAGCAGGTCCTACGTATTGGGGCACGATCCATTTGGgacttgaatccatgacgggcatgttgttaagtcgtacgcgTTCTTAACTGTATCACGAGACCGGCCAAACTATTATAATTATCCTGTCTGTCTGTCAAAGAAATTATAGTGACTTTGGTCCTTATGGACTCTTTCGTCACGATTATAATTATCCGGCATTGCGTAGGGTCGGTATCGTTGAATCCGTTTCGAAAATTCCTGTTGCTTTCCGTAGTCGGTTAATACATgagactgggtgactggccccgcgtccacgtgaccgttttgtttagcgtcgCGTCGCCCTTTCTGGTTCGCCATATGGTTCGCCATTATTGCGCAACCGGGCCAACTTATCTAGTGCGATGTGCCTTTGAGAACAACACCAAGGATATAGGAAAAGCGTGTCGCTCTCCATGCTGAGTTTGAGATTACTTTTTTGAATAGCACAGTAGTCAATCATAGCATTTGAGATGCAGGTTGCAGAAGTAATTTCTACTACATAACCTACATAAGATACTCAGTCCTAACTAGCTAAAAATGTTGCGGATGGGAAACGGTCCTTGTCGGCCATTGTAAATGCAACTGCAATAAAATGCTTTCTGAAAGTTTAAAAGTATAGTCACATCTAGATCGATCGCTTCTctcaataaaaatgtatgatCGTTCTTCAACACCCCATCAACCACGTGGTCAGTTAGTACCGGGTTCATGCATTATTCAAAATGCATCAAAGACAGCTACTACTTGCGTCTCTTGTTACCATTGGCAACTATCATTGCAACAAAGTATAATGTTCCTACCTATAAGCATATCGCCATCGCTGTTGTAGAACGCCGTATCCTTCATCGAACAGTTGGCAAGGTACACATGCACGGCCAGCCCATTGCGGGCGCGGACATCGCCCGCCCCACACACGGTATGCAATCCCGCCACAAAGTCTACCTCGCTTCCGGCCGCCGGCAGATCGAACGGGTTCCAGCGCATCTGGTTGGGATTGGGGTGCTGCTCTTCCCAGCCAGTTCCGCGCAGGAACGGTGCCACACCCTCGAACCGCTTGAACGGTTGATGTACGACCGAGGGCCGGATGCGGTACAACCAGGAGCGGGTATTTTCCGTGCGCGGTGCGGTAAACGCACTGCCAGAAAGCTGCTCCGCGTACAGCCCGTGGGGACACTTTTGCGGTGAATTCTGTCCCACCGGCAGGGCGTTCGGGAAGCGGGCATCTTCCGAGCTGAAGTGTGACCCAAATCCGGACAGATActgtggagagagagagagagagacgttCACATTTCAACAGAAATTGGGCTTGAACGATCGAGTAAGATGCATCGAAAGAGAAAATCCAAAATTAGAATTCGTAAAGGATGTATATGATACTGCGTTTTAAAAACTGGTTCCTTCACTCTCGTCTACTGCGGTGGAATCAACCTGTTTGAGTGTTTCCTGCCTGGATACGGGTTGGAGGCTCGTCAGACAACTTCAACGTGTTATTCGAAGCGAAAAACTAACACGCATTTATCAGTTTATCGTAACTACTACAATATTAGACTGAAATTTCACCATATCCTACGATCTGCTATCACAAAACATTAAGGATGACTTGGTCTTAACATCGTCTTATCATGATCCTCTTAGGAATCTCATCTCTTTCACTCTTCCACTCTCTTATTCCGCCTCGTACCTGATACTCCGGCATGTTGGCTCAGTTCACGATAATTACACGGATACTGAGTACACTTTTACTTTTATCTTATCTCACTGATCGCCGTACACTATTCACACTGGTATCACTCGCACTTGATCGTGCTTCTTTCGGGGCTGGTTCTTTCTTCAGATTAAGCTCTCTGCCTACTGCACACTCCACTCGGATAGGCGACACACGACTGATGCACGCCCGGGCAGTTCCGTCTGTTATTAAGCATTCAAAAATATTCTAATGCCCGAACCCATCCTCGTCAccattctgctgctgctgttgctgctgctggccaatCTTCCAAACCGGATTCCTGCTTGATCATCGAAACACGGCTTTCCAGTTTCTGTGACGGAATGTGTGCAAGGAACGGAGTGGTAGGAGTGACGTAGTTGTTGTTTACGATGCCGCCACCGACCTGATGTTTGTTGCCAGGACCGGGAAGTATCGAGAATGGTCGCTCGCTGGCCAACAACCACAGGCGCGCAGCATCCGAAACGATCGGGAGAAACGATCCTCACCCTGATCCTGGTGATCGTTGAAGTTGTTGGTTTGAAAAACTGCCAACTCATGCGCCATTCCCCATGATACACATCGGTCGTAACTCAAATCGGTAACTCAAATTGAAGTTTAAATtgtaatgttgaaaaaatccaaaaatctCAGCTCACCGTGGTGTTGTTGTCTCTCTGCGTTGGGATGGGTACTCCCGAAACAGAtaaggtggtgctgctggtgggggAGGATTTCTTACCGGCTTAATACCATTCATTGCGATAAGATGCTGTGCATTTGCTACCAGTCTTGCACTCATACAACGATTCGATCGGCTTGAGAGAGTGTAGGTCAAATCTGGTCAATCCAGTTTCCAATCCGGCAAAGCCGGTTCAACCGAACGTGTCGCGGTCAAAGGTATGGTGCCGTTGCTGTGTTCGATTTATGCTCGAACCAGTTAAGTTATGTGTTGTCGGTCGACGTTGAGCCACGGTCGGACGTTCAGTGGTTAGTTGCAGTTTTTTGGTAAAGTAAATCATGGTGAAAATGAGCTTCCGAGCGATCGTGTTGATTTTTGCctctttgtgtttgtgtgaaacgTTATCTTCTGTCAGGTATGTTGTTTTCTAAAAAGAGATAGAGTTTGGGAGGCTCTTTCAGTGTGTGACTAATGAGGGACACCAACAATCAAAAGGCTGTAGTATTTaaacgcatttttttttttttcgcgaaaTTGAATTTCTCCACTTGGTTATCTTTTTTGGTTGCGGTAGCTTCATTTTACCTCGTTGCTGTATAGTTAGCCCTTGCTGCCAAGGGACGGTCCGGATGGGAACCTGATCGCCTCAACATCAGTCTCCTACAAAGTCAAAGCTGGATCGATTTCTATTCGAACCATTCCGTCACATTGCAGCACTGACGATCATACTTTTATTCCTCAAAAAGTAGTTGGGCAATCCTAGTCTAAAATGACCTCGCAGGCCTTGTAGAAGAATGGAGAGGAAATGTATGGGTTAGTAACTAGAGATGCTAGAGTAACCATTCAAGAGCAAATAACTAGTAGGTTCGTTTCGTTCTTCATTCGGAACGGTCGGAACTAGGTGTAAAATGTTGAACCTACTTGGTTCATTCGGAGCAATTGGAACTGTTCAAAACTAGGTACTTAATCTTGATTAAGAAATGTAGCAATCGAAATGAATAAAACGGTTACAACGGACGGAACGATCGGAACGGTTggaactagtgatgtgctgtacgGAGCGCatccacgactccgatccgactccgactattgttagttcgattccgactccggcaaaatggaaccactagatccgcccggagtcggagtcgttcggagtcgatcgaagtcgtccggattcgcccagagtcatccggagtcgtccggagtcgtccggagtcgctcggagtcgttcggagtcgttcggagtcgattggagtcgttcggagtcgttcggagtcgtccagagacGCCCGGAGtccgagtcgttcggagtcgttcggaatcgtcggagtcgtccagagtcgtctggagtcgttcgaaatCGGAGTTGGTCGAAGCCAACAGGAGCAGTGTGGtttaatgtgcttgtgatccggacgactctgaacgactccggacgactccggacgactccggatgactctgggcgactccgggcgactccgggcaactccgactccggacgactctgggcgactccggacgactccgggcaaatccgactccggacgactccgggccatttcggacgattccaaacgtctccggatattgcagcgtggacctaccttccggagtcgattccgaatttatcggagtcgtaTCGTAGTCGAcaccggatttttgccaacttgtcccatcactagttggaACCATGGGAACGGTCGGATATCAAATATCATCGATCATCGCTATAATCAATTTACAAACCCGTTACGTTTTCGTTCCTATTTGACATGAACCTAATTCTATTCTGTTCTAAATATTTCAATAGCAATATGACATTTTTGGACCGGTCAAAGTTTTCTCAACAATCAAAGCTAGTTATAGGATCGGTAATAGGTTCGGAACTGAGAcaggttgctgttgttgtttgtataGTTTAAAGAGGCTTTGGAtccaacggagttctttcgcctcttaaCTGAGACAGGTTCAAATAATGTTTTAGTATCACGATTGGTCAAGGACTAGTTTTTAGAGCATAGTTGAGAGCTACTACCGAAACCGAAATTAGTTCAGAATCATTTCTTATTCCGTTCCTGTTATAGAACCAACACAGCTTCATGACCAGATTCGGATCGGAAGATCGGAATTGTTTGTGAATTGCAGATCGAGTATCGCAAGAGGTTTGTGGGTTATTTTCGTTGGGTTTCCAGGTTCATTATCATTTCAAGGAACCCACGAACAAATCGTCGAACAGTCTCTTTACCAGAACAGGTTCGAAAACAAGTCTGAGCAAGTGATCAGGCAGGTGAAACGGCTGAGGAAATTACTGAAGAACTGAATTATTttcacatttaatttaaatgcatttcacttttgaaaaaaaactagctCTAACAAATAAAGTGCAAAGATATATTTCTAATttcataaaaatcaaacatttttaacaaaacaaaaaataaaactgaagCCATTGGTGCTTTTTCTGGCACGCACTGTCTATTGTGACTACTGTCAAAGAGGCGCATTGTTTACATATCATTCGACGGCAGCAGATCACAAATCAGCTGTTTAGTTTCACGGAAACAATCACAGCAACCACTGGACGTAGGAAGGAAGGTAAGATAACAGCGTGCACAACACACACGGCAGCAAAGAAGGTAGGCCCAGAAAAGCCAAGAAATTACTGCAGGGAACCCGGACCATACGTTAAACTACAACCATCCAAGAACAGTTCGATAttttcatagttttttttgttttatctttgtTACACACACTTGAACCGCGCCTTGCTacaaaacacttcaaaacgGCGCACTCTGCTCCCGTTGATTGTTAAGTTAATATttagaaagaagaagaaaactatAATCACCACCGCGCACTCCCGGAGCTGTTGATAACGCGGCTGGGTTGCGTGccattgtgtgcgtgtgcaattAACCCGACGGTGTGTAGTACACGCGAATCGGGGCTTCATCGCAAAGAGTAATTAGTCCCGAACTAGGAAGGCATTCTGTCCCGTCGTACGACCCTTAAACGTTTGTTTAAAccctttcttttttgcagtgCTCAAACTGCATCAACGATGGTCAACTCGGGACAGCGTCCGGTCGTGCTCGTAACCAACAAGGAAACGCCGGAAAAGGGTATCAACAAACTAAAGCTAAAGTAAGTAAACGACTCAAACACGCATACTGTGGCCATGTTCATGATTTGCACCTTTCTAACGTCCTGCTTTCCACCCCTCCCCTCCCAGGGCTGATGTAATCTTCCCGAAAAGCCATCCTGCCACACGCGAGGAAGTGCTAGAGCTGGCGGGCCAGGTCGATGGCATCATGTGGGTCGGCCATATGCCACTGAACGGTGAGGTGCTGGATCGGGGCGGTTCCCGCCTGAAGGCGATCTCCACCATGTCGGCCGGCATGGATTACGTGGACGTGGAGGAGTTCCGGAAGCGCAAGTTCCCGCTCGGCTACACCCCGATCGTGCTGAACGATGCGGTGGCCGATTCGGCCATTGGGCTCATGATTGCCGCCGGTCGGCGCTACCACGAGGGCCGGCTGGCCATCGATCAGTCGCAGTGGACGGGTGGCCCGCAGTGGCTGCTCGGGCAGGACATTAAGGGCAGCACGGTGGGCATTATCGGGCTGGGCGGCATCGGGCAAACGATTGCAAAGCGCCTGAAAGGGTTCGACATTGGGCAGCTGCTGTATACGGGCCGTCGGCCCAAGCCGGAAGCGGAAGCGCTCGGCGCCAAGCTGGTACCGCAggacgagctgctgcaggaGAGCGATTACGTGTTCATTACCGTACCGCTCACGAACGAAACGCGCCACATGATCAACGAGAGCACGCTGGCCAAAATGAAACCCACCGCCGTGCTGGTTAATGTGGCCCGGGGTGATATCGTCGATCAGCGGGCACTGGTGGCGGCACTCAAGAACGGTACGATCTTTGCGGCCGGATTGGATGTGGTGTCGCCGGAACCGCTGCCCGCAGACGATGAGCTGTTGCGCCTTCCGAATGCAGGTAAGTGCACGACACAGACTCGAAGAAGAGTCGCGGTAGGAGAGTCATGGTAAGAAGCACTTTCTTAACGATTTCTTTATCTCGTTCAGTTGTCATCCCCCACCTGGGCTCGGCCACCGTGCAGACGCGGAACAATATGGCGGAAATTGCTGCATTGAACGTGCTGGCGGGCATCGCGGGAACACCCATGTTCTCCCCCTATCCGTATTAATCATTCTATTACAGTGTGTTCTAGCgaatagaacaaaaaagagCCGGCATTTGTTTATTGCCCCCCACGTTTTGCATTTGACCAACCAACTAATACTTAATTTTAGGCAACAACGACTTAGAGCGAATGTAGCATTATTCGGGAACAAAGATACTAATCATGATACAAAAAAGGCTGAAGTAAAACATATTCCTTGAGGCAAGcttaccaaaaaaagaaaaatttaaTCTTGTGAAACTGTAGTACAACATTTTAGGTTTGACGGTCATTGAAGACTGATTTTTTAATGCATCACTCTGTGTACACAATGCATAGGAAAAGGAGGATAGGGAACATCACCTTGTAGCAGCTAGCATTGCATTCTTAACACAACGGTCTTTACCACCACCCCATTAAAGTGCCTTTAAGAGCAAATGGTTGATGAAGTGAATGGACCTTATTGCGTCTGAAATTGTGCGGGCATCGTTGCATTCCGCAAACCGTGCATTAAATTCTCCACCGCTCGTACAGCCATCTCGTCGCGCGTCCGTTTCGTTGCCGTTCCCAGGTGTGGTAGAATCACTGCAACAGAAGCATCACGTAATAAATGCAACAGTTTTGCTGTACTTCAACTTGTTTCTTACCACAGTTTGGCAGGTTAAACAGTTCACTATACGGCGGTAATGGTTCATCCGTCACAGTATCCAATCCAGCCGCGCTTATTTGTCCACCTTTCAACGCATCCAGCAGGGCAGCCTCGTCGACGATCGCGCCACGTGCAACGTTGATCAGTACGGCAGTTGGCTTCATCGCTGCAAATGCTTCCCGGCCAAACATCCGAACGGTAGCGTCGGTTAGGGGACAGCTGATGAATACGAAATCCGACCGTACAAGCAGCTGCTCGAACGCTACGAACTGGGCATGGAAGGCGTTTGCACTCGCTTTGGGACGCGGGCCACAGTAGAGGATGCAGCCGACATCGAACGCTTGCAGTCTGCTGGCAATCAACTGGCCAATACCACCGAACCCTACGATACCGATCGTTGATCCTTGGATGGGCTGACGCTGATAACATATTTCGCCAGCAGTAGATAACAGTCGCTCGTTGACGGAAAGCATCAGACCTACGGCTAAATCTGCCACTGCACGGTTCGGGATGTAGGGTGTATGTCCGAGTGGAATGTTTCTTCTAGCCAGCTCCTTCACATCGACACAATCGACACCGTTCATCGTGAGGGAAATCGCTTTCAGCTGTGCTCCGCATGCATCCAGGACCTCTCGGTCCAGCTTCATCTTGTAGCTTGTCCACAGCAGGCCATCAACGCCCGGGCAGAGATCGAGTATTTGAGCACGGGATGGGAAATCTACTGCTGGGACGATCACATCACAACTACCAAGGGAAAGAAGGATGATCTTGAATCTAGAAATCCTCAGTTTTTGGGGTTTAAATGTTCTAAATGATACTCACTCCTTGCGCAAACGCTCCAATGCAACCGGCTGCACCTGATGATGTGTCACTAGCACTCGGGGGCGCCGCATGATGACGGGAAAAGGAACGCTTTCCTTTTAGCGATGGAAAATATACAAAATACAACCGAAAATTAGCAAAAGCAGTAGAACTTTCATCGTGAAGCTATTTGATGACCACTTGCGGACAACAATCGTTTACCAACTGGCGTTTACTGGCGTGTGACTACTCGATCGATGGTGGAATTTATGTTGTGGAGAACACTATTAAATGTACTTTTGATACTTGAAGCTTCCCAATCAAAAACTCGCATTGTGCAACGAACCTTTGCCATGGGCATGGGGAAGGTTGATGAAAGTATATTAAGAAGATCGCTCTTTATCAGCTGTAAATTTTTGATTGTCGAATGTGCACACAGCAATCAtgcataaaacaacaaaacactatCAGAACAGTGgttgtatttgttgttttgtttttgctaagAATGTTGTTTACAAAGAAGGCGCTTGTTGAAATTTTTGAATGAATCTTTTAAAATCCACGATCAACCACGTGgtaaaaatttattattttattatatttttttgttttttatttatttgttttttaatgaattcagaaaatggttttgtatttcaatttaaaactgaagcattaatatttttttcaaatcggtCCTTTTAAAATTTCACATTCATTTCTAACCACACGTGGTGATCGTTtagctatttttaaaaataataacccTTCACTGTATTTTACAGAACCGTTTACCATTCAGCAACCCCGAGCGGAGAttaaaaaaagtgtgttttctttcgccGTTTCCCTCCACCAATCATGCGTACCGGAGTGGTACGCCTGGCACGAGCATTACCAAAGATGCTGGACCCCCCGCTACAGCAGCACAGCTTCGGTGGCCATCGACCCAAGTTGGCCGTGACGTGTGCCGACATTCCCGTTCGCTACATCGATCTTCTCAAGCAAAAGTTTGTAACCGCAACGTTGACCTTGCTCACTGAAGGTCAGTTAGTGACTCACTTTGTCTGCTCTCTTCAAGCTGCAATGTGACCGTGTGCCAGGGAACGAGCCGTGCCGACATCCTGCGCACCATTACCGGTGCCGAGGGGATCCTGTGGCTCACTGGCGATCGGCTCGATGCAGAAGCGCTCGATGCAGCCGGCCAGCAGCTGAAGGTGGTCTCTACCATGACGTCCGGTATGGATTACGTCGACGCTGGTGAGTTCACCAAGCGCGGCATTGCCCTTGGCCACACACCGAAGGTGGTGAACGATCCGGTGGCGGACATTGCGATCGGGCTGATGCTAGCCGCGGCCCGGCGGTTCCACGAAGGTCGGCTCAAGATTGCCACCGGTGAGTGGGAAATGCGACCACAGTGGATGTTGGGTCAGGATGTTCCCGGATCGACGGTTGGCATCGTAGGGTTCGGCGGCATCGGACAAACGATACTGAAGCGTCTGAAAGGGTTCGACATTGGACGGTGTCTATACACGGGTAGGAGCAGAAAGCCGGAAGCTGATCTGGTCGGAGCATCGTACGTCGATCTGGCAACGCTGCTGCGGGAAAGCGATTTCGTATTCATCGCCTGCCCGCTGACGGGCGAAACGGCAAGGATGTTCAATCGCGAAACGCTCGCGCTGATGAAACGGTCGAGCGTGTTGATCAATGTCGCACGTGGCGGGATCGTCGATCAGCCGGCGCTGGTGGAGGCGCTTCGCGAGGGGACCATTTTTGCTGCTGGACTGGACGTGATGACGCCGGAACCGTTGGATACGAACGATCCACTGCTATCGCTGCCAAATTgtggtaattatttttaattatttaaatcaaggTTTGAAGCTGAACATTGCTGTCACTCTATTTCATTTCAGTTGTCGTGCCTCATCTGGGCACGGCTACCCAGCAGAGCCTTCTGGACATGTTTGCTATCACAGCAAATAACGTGCTCTCCGTTCTAGCAGGCGGACCACTAATGGCACCGTATCAAAAGGGATAAAATACATTCAATGTTTACATTACTCTTTATTAACTCTGCCTGGATTAACTCTACATTTAGCTCCATCGATAATGTGCGTAGGCACGGTTCGCCTCACACTGTCGGTGCAGCTCGTGCTTACGCTTAACCACCTTGCCCTGATTGGCGGCCGCATCCAGTATCTCCCACGCCATCTTCTCCGGGAAATGCACCGTGCGCTCCTTCTCCCGGATCGCTTCCAGCAACCACTTCATGGCGAGAAAGTACGATCGCTTCTCGGTGATCGGCACCGGCACCTGGTACCGCACGCCACCACGTTTGATCGGGGTCAGCTGCAACAGTGGGCGACAGTTTTCCACCGCCTGGTGCAGCAGCCGGCGCGGATTCAGCTCCAGCTTAGCCTTTTCCTCCTCCGACTCGGACAGATGGTACCGTTCCAGCTGTAGCCGCTTGATGTTTTCGAATCCCTTCTCGACCAGGTCGCGGGCAAGCTGTTTGTTGCCCTGCTTCATTACATAATTTGTGAACTGGGCAACGAGCGGATCGTAAAACACGGAGCAGTTCTGATTGCTGAGGGCGGCCTTCACCGGGACGTGCGATATCTTCGACAGGTCGCCGGTTTTGTGCAGCTCCTCGATCTTATCCCTGTTCACGATCGGTTCGATGAAGTGCGGCCCGTACTGGGACATCCGGGCGACCGGCACGATGCACTGGGCAGCCGCATGCCTGTGGGGTTGGGATGTTTTAGTGTAAATTAACAAGTATAAATATTAgcttgttgatgttttaccTTTGCCACACGGTGCACGCTATCTTTCGCAGCATCTCTAACGATAATTCAATGCAAAATTAcatgaaattaaatgcaaaacatTACTTTTTTCGTATGCGGATATCGCCGCCACACCGAACAGTTGATGTTGATGCGTTTGACAGGACGTAAACATTGGAGCGGGGGAATGTCAGCAATGtcaattttcaaaatgacAGTTTGGATAGTTTGTGGAAATCAGGAACATGAATAGTTTGTGCAAGTGCGATTGAAGAAGTTTTCAA
Proteins encoded:
- the LOC1278983 gene encoding homogentisate 1,2-dioxygenase; translation: MPEYQYLSGFGSHFSSEDARFPNALPVGQNSPQKCPHGLYAEQLSGSAFTAPRTENTRSWLYRIRPSVVHQPFKRFEGVAPFLRGTGWEEQHPNPNQMRWNPFDLPAAGSEVDFVAGLHTVCGAGDVRARNGLAVHVYLANCSMKDTAFYNSDGDMLIVPQQGPLDITTEFGRLYVKPNEICVIPQGIRFSVALEGPSRGYILEVYDGHFRLPDLGPIGANGLANPRDFLTPTAHFEDRSVEGYRIVSKFQGALFVATQGHSPFDVVAWHGNYVPYKYDLARFMVINSVSFDHCDPSIFTVLTCPSNRPGTAIADFVIFPPRWSVQEHTFRPPYYHRNCMSEFMGLIFGRYEAKEGGFMPGGASLHSMMTPHGPDHRCFEGASNADLKPERVADGTQAFMFESSLSMAVTRWGEETCQKLDARYYECWQALEKHFHL
- the LOC1278984 gene encoding glyoxylate reductase/hydroxypyruvate reductase isoform X1, which codes for MVKMSFRAIVLIFASLCLCETLSSVSAQTASTMVNSGQRPVVLVTNKETPEKGINKLKLKADVIFPKSHPATREEVLELAGQVDGIMWVGHMPLNGEVLDRGGSRLKAISTMSAGMDYVDVEEFRKRKFPLGYTPIVLNDAVADSAIGLMIAAGRRYHEGRLAIDQSQWTGGPQWLLGQDIKGSTVGIIGLGGIGQTIAKRLKGFDIGQLLYTGRRPKPEAEALGAKLVPQDELLQESDYVFITVPLTNETRHMINESTLAKMKPTAVLVNVARGDIVDQRALVAALKNGTIFAAGLDVVSPEPLPADDELLRLPNAVVIPHLGSATVQTRNNMAEIAALNVLAGIAGTPMFSPYPY
- the LOC1278984 gene encoding glyoxylate reductase/hydroxypyruvate reductase isoform X2; this encodes MVNSGQRPVVLVTNKETPEKGINKLKLKADVIFPKSHPATREEVLELAGQVDGIMWVGHMPLNGEVLDRGGSRLKAISTMSAGMDYVDVEEFRKRKFPLGYTPIVLNDAVADSAIGLMIAAGRRYHEGRLAIDQSQWTGGPQWLLGQDIKGSTVGIIGLGGIGQTIAKRLKGFDIGQLLYTGRRPKPEAEALGAKLVPQDELLQESDYVFITVPLTNETRHMINESTLAKMKPTAVLVNVARGDIVDQRALVAALKNGTIFAAGLDVVSPEPLPADDELLRLPNAVVIPHLGSATVQTRNNMAEIAALNVLAGIAGTPMFSPYPY
- the LOC1278985 gene encoding glyoxylate reductase/hydroxypyruvate reductase, giving the protein MRRPRVLVTHHQVQPVALERLRKDCDVIVPAVDFPSRAQILDLCPGVDGLLWTSYKMKLDREVLDACGAQLKAISLTMNGVDCVDVKELARRNIPLGHTPYIPNRAVADLAVGLMLSVNERLLSTAGEICYQRQPIQGSTIGIVGFGGIGQLIASRLQAFDVGCILYCGPRPKASANAFHAQFVAFEQLLVRSDFVFISCPLTDATVRMFGREAFAAMKPTAVLINVARGAIVDEAALLDALKGGQISAAGLDTVTDEPLPPYSELFNLPNCVILPHLGTATKRTRDEMAVRAVENLMHGLRNATMPAQFQTQ
- the LOC1278986 gene encoding glyoxylate reductase/hydroxypyruvate reductase gives rise to the protein MRTGVVRLARALPKMLDPPLQQHSFGGHRPKLAVTCADIPVRYIDLLKQNCNVTVCQGTSRADILRTITGAEGILWLTGDRLDAEALDAAGQQLKVVSTMTSGMDYVDAGEFTKRGIALGHTPKVVNDPVADIAIGLMLAAARRFHEGRLKIATGEWEMRPQWMLGQDVPGSTVGIVGFGGIGQTILKRLKGFDIGRCLYTGRSRKPEADLVGASYVDLATLLRESDFVFIACPLTGETARMFNRETLALMKRSSVLINVARGGIVDQPALVEALREGTIFAAGLDVMTPEPLDTNDPLLSLPNCVVVPHLGTATQQSLLDMFAITANNVLSVLAGGPLMAPYQKG
- the LOC1278987 gene encoding small ribosomal subunit protein uS7m; this encodes MLRKIACTVWQRHAAAQCIVPVARMSQYGPHFIEPIVNRDKIEELHKTGDLSKISHVPVKAALSNQNCSVFYDPLVAQFTNYVMKQGNKQLARDLVEKGFENIKRLQLERYHLSESEEEKAKLELNPRRLLHQAVENCRPLLQLTPIKRGGVRYQVPVPITEKRSYFLAMKWLLEAIREKERTVHFPEKMAWEILDAAANQGKVVKRKHELHRQCEANRAYAHYRWS